The nucleotide sequence TCGATGCTCCGACCTTGTCACCCATTTGGTAGGCCTCCGTGTGTGTGTCAGTTACCATGCAGGTATTGCTGCCACAGCCGGGTGTTTGCCTCCTCAACGTCCTCTCGGGCACGTTGGATATCGGCAGCGGCCTCCATGAGCCGGGTGGCTATCACCTGCCACTCTGGATCGTCACAGTACTCATCCCGGCACGCTACCGAGACACAATCCGCGTCGTACATGAGCGTGTTCTTCGCCTCCTGAAGGATGCGCGAGACTGCCGTCAGCCGACCGCGAGTAAACTGAATGTCCATCCTCACCTCTCTCATCATGCGCTCCCGGATCGCGCCCGGCGCGCCTCCGCCCGGGCCCGCTCGATCGCCTGCTTGATCGGCCTGAAATCCCGAGCCCGGATGACGATCTGGCCGTAGCCGCCGGCTCCGGGCCGGCGCTTGTGGGGCACCAGTCCCCGCCGGCGCCACCGGTCCAGGTTGACCTTCGCGATGCCCACGTAGCGCCGGAGCTGCTCATACGGCAACCACGGATCGGCGCGGTTGACCACCTCCGCCAGGCGGGTGAGCCGGTGGCCGCGCTTCATTCGCGTCCAGTCATACGCCCAGGGATGCTCGCGGATGAAGCGCTCCACGTCGGCCGGCTCGAACCACCAGCCGGGGTGTGGGCCCCGGCCCGACCAGCGACGGGCCGCGAGGAGGCCGGTGTCGACCCAATGCCGCACGATGGCCCGGTGGTCGAGTCCGAAGAGCCTCTCCATCTCGGTCAGGCTCATTCCCTTCGCCCAGTGCGAGACCCCGAGCCGCTGGCACCGGACGTCCACGGCGTTCCGCGTGCGGGGCACCCCGAAGCGTTCGCTCAGGATCCGGGCGATCTCGCCCAGGTCCATGGTGCCGGCGAGCTGGCAGAGGAGCTGCTCCTCCGCGGGCGTCCACTCGTCCCACATCGGAGTCCGGCGGCGATTGTCGAACTTGCCCTCTGTCCAGGCACGGCGGAGCCTGCACGACTTGCACGCGCCGCAGGTGCAGATTGTCTTCAGCCGCCGCCGTCGAGGCCGGCAGGTCTCGGGACCCGCCCGAGGGGTCGCCTCTATCGCCACGCTCATGGTCGGTCCCGACACATCGGCATAATGACGTGGAGGTACTGCTCGTCTCCCACCGGCCGGAAGGTTCCGGGGCTGGAGGAGGAGGTGACCTCCAGGGAGAGCTGCGAGCTCTTCTCCAGCACCTTCAACAGCTCGTCCAGGTAGCGGCAGTTGAAGGCTATCTGCGGCGGCTGGCCGGCCACACTGGCGTCGATCTCGCCCACGTTGTCGCCGACCTCGGCGCTGGTGGCCGTGATGGTCATCTTGCCCGGCGTCAGCCCCTCCTCCCCCGGCGTGAACTGCAGCCGCACGATGTTGGAGTTGTCTCGCGCGAAGATGGAGGCAGCGCGGTTGGCGTTGAGGAACTCCCCGGTGCTGACGATGACCCGGTTGGGGCTGGGGGGCGGCATGATCTTCTTGTAGTCGGGGAACTGCCCCTCGATCAGCCTGGACACCAGCTCCACGTTGCCGACCCTGAAGAGGGCCTGGTTGCGGTTCGGGGTTAGGGAGACCTCCACCGGCTCCTCCGTGTCGGCCACGATCCGGCCAAGCTCCCGCAGCGCTCGCGCCGGCACGATGACGCTGGCGTCGTGCTCCGCGCTGGAGGGGAGCGTCGCCGTCTTCACCGCCATGCGGAACCCGTCGGCGGCCACCATGGTCATGGTGTCGCCGCTGAAGGTGACCAGGACGCCGGTCAGCACGGGCCGGCTGTCGTCGGCCGCCGCGGCGAAGGCCACCTGGGCGATGCTGTCGTGGAGGGTGGCGGCGTCCACCTGGATCCGGAAGCCGTCGCCCGCGGAGGGTATGGTTGGGAACTCCTCGGCGTCGATGCCCTTGACGTTGGCCTCGAAGCGGGCGCAGCGCAGGTGGAGCGTTCGGCTGCGCTCGGAGAGCGTCAGGTCGATGCGGTCGTTGGGCAGGGAGCGCACGAACTCGGCGAGCAGGTTGGCGGGAACGGTTATGGATCCCTCGTCCTCGATCTTGGCTCCGATCCAGCAACTGATGGCGACCTCCAGGTTGGTGGCCGCCAGCTTGAGGCGACCCTGATCGGTGGCCAGCAAGACGTTGCTGAGATGCGGCAGGGTGCCCTTGGTGGGAACGGCCCTGCTGACGACCTTCAGTCCCCTATCCAGCTTCTCTTGAAGGCAAGAAAGCTTCACGATTCACCTCCAGTCTGATGCCGCTTCCAGATCCGATACTTGATGGCCCGCACCTCGACGACGGCGGCCGGCTCGTAGCGGTCGAACCGATCGCGGATCCGGTCGGACAGCCTGAGCCAGTCGCTGCCGACGAGGTTGGTGGTGATCGCCGTGGGCAGACCGTCGCGGAGGCGGGCATCGAACAACGCCTCGAACCGCTCGCGGACCCAGGGCCGGTCGACCTGGGCGCCGAAGTCGTCCAGCAGCAGGAGCCGTATTGACTTGATGCGGTTCCACCGCTCCTCGAAGTCTCCCAGGTCGGCCGGCTCCGGCTCGTCCCTCCGCGAGTAG is from Bacillota bacterium and encodes:
- the dnaN gene encoding DNA polymerase III subunit beta encodes the protein MKLSCLQEKLDRGLKVVSRAVPTKGTLPHLSNVLLATDQGRLKLAATNLEVAISCWIGAKIEDEGSITVPANLLAEFVRSLPNDRIDLTLSERSRTLHLRCARFEANVKGIDAEEFPTIPSAGDGFRIQVDAATLHDSIAQVAFAAAADDSRPVLTGVLVTFSGDTMTMVAADGFRMAVKTATLPSSAEHDASVIVPARALRELGRIVADTEEPVEVSLTPNRNQALFRVGNVELVSRLIEGQFPDYKKIMPPPSPNRVIVSTGEFLNANRAASIFARDNSNIVRLQFTPGEEGLTPGKMTITATSAEVGDNVGEIDASVAGQPPQIAFNCRYLDELLKVLEKSSQLSLEVTSSSSPGTFRPVGDEQYLHVIMPMCRDRP